GGCAGGTGGCTCCATATGCACCGTGGTGGCCTCAGATACCACCGCAACATTCTCTAGCACAGTTCTGTTATGCACATTCTTCGTGCATGCCTCACTTTGCAGCTTTTTCGGAATAGGTTTACCATGTCCACCTGCGCCGTGGCTATGGGTAGGCTTCTTAGAAGTAGTCATAGTACCTGCAAAAGAATCAGCAAACTAGATTATCTAGGCTTGCAAATTCAAAGCAATGTCACGTGCATCGCACCTCACACTGAATGTATGAACGTGTACCTGCAAGACGAGTCACGAGCAACTACTAGAAAGCGCTAGAATCTATTCAAAGATTAATCTCAATTGGAAAGCAAGTGGGCATCAGTGATGAACGAGTCACGCACGACTTGTGCCTAAGTTGGTCGTGGTTGTACATTCGCTCAAGACGGATATAATTTAAGTCCAAAGACCTCCAACGGCCACCCCACACTCAAAATATACTTATGTCGCCATTAGAATTAGGTTCACTACTCAAACTTTGCTAAACCTATCATAACAATTCATTCGGGCAATTCATCGAACATATATTGTGCCTACTCTTTCTAAGCTATTTGCGGTTCAAATTATCGTTGAAATCCCTCCCAATTAGAATGAGGTGGTGGGAATTATAGTTACCCACCTCACTATGATCAACCATCTCAACACCAAGCTAGAATCCCCAAAATTCGCAATACAAAACGAAGaacacaaacaaaaacaaacaaaataaactacAGCTGACATAAAGGGGGTTGGGACAGGGGATGGAAacgaaaagagaaagaaaaataatgataggGAGTGGGGCGTTTGTTTTACCTGTTGGGCGACGAGGGGAGGGGAATTTTGGTGGTGGAAAGAGGGGCGGCAGTGGGGAGAGGAtcgtgtgtgagagagagaggcgTGAGGGAAATGGTCGTGAGGTTTAAGGGAGATGTAGGGCGGGGATTTGGGTTTTTGTAATTTCAGAATTTCCCTTTTGCCTTATTTAGTTAATGTAACTTACTTGGAAGTGTGCGAGGTCCAGTGCAACTCTCTATACTTCACTGTTTTGTGAAGTTGGTACCACTGTTAGCATGCCAACATTCGTGCAATGCGTTggaccttttttttttaatcaagcTCTTGAGAGATGCTTCCTTGCACTTTTTTCTTTATACCTGCAACACTCGCAAATATGTCATACACCCTAAagatcaaaatcaaaatcaaagagaaaaattaaagaaatcaTGAActttgggttgcctcccaacaagcgcttaaTTTAATGTCGCGACATGACGATTTACAACAAgaccatgggttgcctcccaggaagcgccggatttaacgtcgcggcacgatgcatgcTTTTATGATTGCACTCCGCTCACATATTTGGGCTCTTCCGAGTACATCACATCTTTCTCCCCTTTTTCTTCAATCATTCCCAGGTagtgtttcaacctttgcccattcaCTTTAAACCTATTTGTTCCATATTCGGACTCAATTTCTACCGCTCCACTTGGGAAAACTTGCACAACTCTAATGGTCCCGACCATCTAGATTTCAACTTACCTAGAAACAATCTCAATCTCGAGTTATATAGCAACACTAGATCTCCAGGCTTGAAGTTCCTATCTAAAATATGCTTATCATGCATCATCTTTATCCTTTCTTTATACAATCTCGTACTCTCGAATGTCTGGAACCGGAATTCCTCGAGTTTATGTAACTCTGCAACTCTACTTGTGCCCGCGGTTTCCATATCCATGTTCAACTGCCGCAATGCCCATAAGGCTTTATGCTCAAGCtccaccggaagatggcatgcttttccaaacaccgacttgtacggagacataccaattggggcTTTAAATGTTGTACGGTAAGgccataatgcatcatccaacTTCCTTGCCCAATCAGTCTGAGTCAAATTCACTGTCTTGGTCAGGACATttttgatttccttgttggaCACTTTCACTTATCCGCTTGTTTGCGGGTGGTACAATGTGGCAACATTATAACTAACTCCATACTTTTCTAACATCCTTGCGAATGCTTTATTATAGAAATAAGTTCCACCATCACTGATTATAGCTCTTGGAGTGCTAAACcgtgtgaaaatattttttcttagaAATCCTATTACTCTTTTGGCATCATTTGTTGGAAGAGACaccgcttcaacccatttggagacatagtcaactgTTACCAATATGTACTTGTTACCATACGAGCTAACAAATGGTCtcataaaatcaatcccccatACGTCAAATACTTTCACTTCTTGAATTGTAGTCATGGGGATCTCATGACGGCAAGATATGTTGCCAattctttggcactcatcacaactTTTCTCCTAGGTATGTGTATCTTTGAATAAGTCGGCCAATATAAACCCGACTCCAACACCTTCAAAGCTGTCCAAATTCCTCCAAAGtgcccaccatatggtgaagcatggcaGGCCTGCAATACATAAGattgatctttctcggggatacacctACAGATCATATTATCCACACATATTTTAAAAAGTAAAGGTTCATCCCAGTAATAAGACTgacaatcacgaaagaactttttcttttgaatcgaAGAGAGTTCATAGGGCACAATACCGCTTGCCAAataattagcaatatcagcataccaagGTATCTCCTCCATTGCCGCTGCTAGTAGTTGTTCATCTGGGGATGTCTCTGTTATATCTTCAACTTCTACTTTCTGTTCAACTCTCTCCAACCTTGAAAGATGATATGCCACTTGGTTCTCTGTTCCTTTCCTATCGCGGATCTCCAAATCGAATTCTTGTAGCAAAAGAACCCAACGGatcaagcgtggctttgactcattctttgctatcaagtacctaagtgttgcatggtcagtataaacaatcacTTTTGAACCTATCAAATAAGACCGAAATTTGTCGAATGCAAACACCACAACCAACATCTCTTTCTCAGTCATGGTATAATTTAGTTGTGCACCGCTTAGCATTTTGCTTGCATAGTAAATGGGGTGCACCATTATCTCGTTTCGCTGCCCTAGAACTGCTCCTATGGCATAGTCACTCGCATCACATATGAGCTCTAACGGCTGCTCCCAGTCGGGTGCAACgatgattggtgcagtcaccagtctcttcttcagctcctcaaatgctaacCTGCAATCATCAAAAAACACAAAGGGGTGATCCTTTTCAAGAAATTTACATAAGGGGTTAGTAAGTTTTGACAAATCCTTTATAAATCGCATGTAGAAACCGGCGTGCCCTAGAAAACTTCTTACTGCCTTGACCGAAGTGGGCGATGGAAACTTCTCAATCacgtcaaccttagcatggtcgacCTCAATACCCTTACTTGGCACTCGATgtcccaaaactataccttcttgtaccataaaatggaaCTTCTCCTAGTTCAACACCAGgtttgtctccacacatcttttcAACACTCTTCTCAAATTGTGAAGACAGTCTTCGAATGAATTCCCCatcactgagaaatcatccatagaGACTTCCATTATATCTTCAACCATATaagtgaaaatggctaacatacaCCTCTGGAGGGTGGCcagtgcattgcataggccaaacagcattctccgaaaggcaaagatgccatacAGACAAGTAAACGACGTTTCCTTTCTATTCTCAGGGGATATTGTGATCTGGTTCtaccccgaatatccatccaaaaagaataagtgagacctccctgccaatctatccaacatttggtcaatgaatggcatgggaaagtggtctttccgggtggcagtGTTCAGTTTTCGGTAATCCATGCAAATTCGCCAACCCGTGACCGTACGAGTAGAGATCAACTCATTATTCTCATTTTGTACAACAGTCATGCCACCTTTATTCGGAACACATTGGACTGGGCTTACCCGGACACTGTCCGAAATTGGGAAGATGATGTCCGCATCCACCTACTTAATcacttccttcttcaccacttctttcatATTCGGGTTCAGCATTCTTtgatgttccctggaaggtttgtgcccctcttccaagAGAATCTTGTGCTTGCTCAATTACAACCTCTGTGAGCTCCGTCGACTCATCGATCTCGAATGGCACTGGAGTAATTGGCATTACGTCTCTACTAGATTGAGAAACTTCTTGCTCTTTGTCTAAATCCCTTTCATTCCTGAGACTCACTGCCATTAACTGATTCAGGTTCTACTCTTTTGGATTGATGTTTGTGTCTACAAGCAATGTTCCTtgtgggcgatttttcaaagccATGGATAGCTGGCCTAACTGAGTTCCAATGCCCTTAGTAGCCGAGTCATCTGCAACTAATTTTTCTTGCATCCTTTCATTTGTCCCAATGATTTGTTGCAGCATGCccttgatttctatcatattactATCATCCTGTTTGGTCACCTACTGGGGATGAGGTTGTTAGTAAGCTAACTGTTGTGGGTGTTGCTGGTTGTAACCCTGCTGCCTTTGATAGGGCATGACTTGCCCTTGTGGTCGTGCTCCCCCAGGATTGGTGTTGAACTGTTGTTGGGTTGGTCTGTATTGCTGATTTTGAGGTCCCCATTACGGTCCACCTTACCTCTGACCCCCAAAATTATTTACGTAGTTCATGTCTTCTCTGAAGCCCTGATTATCATTCTCTCCATTCCATGAGCAAATATATGACTCATTTATGTAGGGAGTGCATAGGCCTCCATTTGTTGTGTCAACTATATGAACCCGTTTCGTGCCCATCTGTTCAATTTTCTTTGTCAACAAGCTCATCTGGGTCATGAGAGTGGCTATGTTT
The sequence above is drawn from the Nicotiana tabacum cultivar K326 chromosome 13, ASM71507v2, whole genome shotgun sequence genome and encodes:
- the LOC142167981 gene encoding uncharacterized protein LOC142167981, coding for MCGDKPGVELGEVPFYGTRRLAFEELKKRLVTAPIIVAPDWEQPLELICDASDYAIGAVLGQRNEIMVHPIYYASKMLSGAQLNYTMTEKEMLVVVFAFDKFRSYLIEFDLEIRDRKGTENQVAYHLSRLERVEQKVEVEDITETSPDEQLLAAAMEEIPWCIPEKDQSYVLQACHASPYGGHFGGIWTALKVLESGLYWPTYSKIHIPRRKVVMSAKELATYLAVMRSP